One window from the genome of Pelodictyon luteolum DSM 273 encodes:
- a CDS encoding DUF294 nucleotidyltransferase-like domain-containing protein encodes MPSNTIVERVAADLSKYPPFDKLAPEVLGELASAVSVSYHEEGELLFKKDDPLKGAAFMVMKGAVKLYDRIDGEEVLVDLYDEGDVFGVRAIFGGHGYLLYAQVAEESLIYDIPVGKIKELIAADAGVSMFFAGEFAKSVQEIERTLSSAFSLRRQGAPGPSCSSFLEHETLEVKPVVNVVTCPEDISVREAAVIMAECNIGSILVVSPEGHPRGIITDTDLRKKVVAVSGPVNERPVRDIMSSPVYTITGGKTVADMVMLMVKTKLRHFCITLDGTIDTPVRGIISEHDIITSEGNNPAVIMKEIMAAEGVEQFKAERDKAENLLGTYMSQNVAVHFMTSIITEINDAIITRAIRTTIAALQAEGRPLPSVPFSWLSLGSEGRKEQLLRTDQDNALLYADPEESERESVREFFLELARRVTGMLEGAGFVRCPAEVMASNPKWCLPLTEWKSCFRRWIETPEPKAVMHSTIFFDFRPVYGDGALAGELKRDVFESIARGRGFLEFFAKNALQNPPPLGFFRNFMVEKSRDHANEFDIKSRAMMPLADAARVLSYQLRIPEYFSTVERFRRIGELEPALSGLCLEAAAAYEFLMKLRALNGLEHSSSGRYIKPESLNKLDRQMLRNVFTTIGEIQQTLNLRFQLDYIRD; translated from the coding sequence ATGCCTTCAAACACCATCGTCGAGCGGGTAGCCGCCGATCTTTCCAAATACCCTCCGTTCGACAAGCTCGCCCCCGAAGTACTCGGTGAGCTTGCCTCCGCGGTCAGCGTCAGCTACCATGAAGAGGGGGAGCTGCTGTTCAAAAAGGATGATCCCCTTAAAGGCGCCGCCTTCATGGTCATGAAAGGGGCTGTAAAGCTCTATGACCGCATTGACGGGGAGGAGGTGCTTGTCGACCTGTACGATGAGGGTGACGTGTTCGGCGTGCGCGCCATATTCGGCGGCCATGGTTACCTGCTCTATGCACAGGTTGCTGAAGAGAGCCTCATCTATGATATTCCCGTCGGGAAAATAAAAGAGCTCATTGCCGCCGATGCCGGCGTGTCGATGTTTTTTGCCGGCGAGTTTGCCAAAAGCGTTCAGGAAATCGAGCGGACGCTCTCCTCTGCATTCTCCCTTCGCCGCCAGGGGGCGCCAGGCCCCTCCTGCAGCAGTTTTCTCGAGCATGAGACCCTCGAAGTCAAGCCTGTCGTCAACGTCGTAACCTGCCCGGAAGACATCAGCGTGCGGGAGGCGGCCGTCATCATGGCTGAATGCAACATCGGCTCCATCCTTGTCGTTTCCCCGGAAGGGCACCCCCGGGGCATCATCACCGACACCGATCTCCGCAAAAAGGTCGTAGCCGTGTCAGGGCCCGTCAACGAGCGGCCGGTACGCGATATCATGAGCAGCCCCGTCTACACAATCACGGGAGGCAAGACCGTTGCCGATATGGTGATGCTGATGGTGAAGACGAAGCTCCGCCACTTCTGCATCACTCTTGACGGCACCATCGACACCCCGGTCCGGGGGATCATATCCGAGCATGACATCATAACCTCCGAAGGCAACAACCCGGCAGTCATCATGAAGGAGATCATGGCGGCTGAGGGTGTGGAACAGTTCAAAGCCGAGCGCGACAAGGCCGAAAACCTCCTCGGAACGTACATGAGCCAGAACGTCGCGGTTCATTTCATGACGAGCATCATCACCGAAATCAACGACGCCATCATTACCCGCGCAATCCGCACGACGATTGCCGCCCTGCAGGCTGAAGGGCGCCCGCTCCCTTCAGTGCCGTTCTCCTGGCTCTCGCTTGGCAGTGAAGGCCGCAAGGAGCAGCTCCTGAGGACCGACCAGGACAACGCACTCCTGTATGCAGATCCCGAAGAGTCAGAACGGGAGTCGGTCCGTGAGTTTTTCCTGGAGCTCGCCAGAAGGGTGACCGGTATGCTGGAGGGTGCGGGATTCGTCCGCTGCCCGGCCGAAGTCATGGCTTCAAATCCGAAATGGTGCCTGCCGCTCACTGAATGGAAAAGCTGTTTCAGGCGGTGGATTGAAACGCCGGAGCCGAAAGCGGTGATGCACTCCACAATCTTTTTTGATTTCAGGCCGGTATACGGTGATGGTGCGCTGGCAGGGGAGCTGAAACGGGACGTGTTCGAAAGCATTGCCAGAGGGCGTGGCTTTCTTGAGTTCTTTGCCAAAAACGCCCTGCAGAACCCTCCGCCGCTCGGGTTTTTCCGGAACTTCATGGTGGAGAAAAGCCGCGACCACGCCAATGAGTTCGACATCAAATCCCGGGCGATGATGCCGCTGGCCGATGCCGCACGCGTGCTCAGCTATCAGCTCAGGATCCCCGAGTATTTCAGCACTGTCGAGCGCTTCCGACGTATCGGCGAGCTCGAGCCGGCCCTCTCCGGGCTCTGTCTTGAAGCAGCTGCCGCCTATGAGTTCCTGATGAAGCTGCGCGCCCTCAACGGCCTTGAGCACTCGAGCTCCGGCCGCTACATCAAACCCGAAAGCCTCAACAAGCTTGACCGGCAGATGCTCCGCAATGTCTTCACTACCATCGGCGAGATCCAGCAAACCCTGAACCTGAGGTTCCAGCTTGACTATATCCGCGACTGA
- a CDS encoding SDR family oxidoreductase, producing the protein MNKKILVTGATGFIGSRLVIKLASTADDVAILVRKSSDLSSLSGVLDRIRIIHGDITDKASLLTAMQGIDQVYHSAGLTYMGDRKNDLLYRINVDGTRNILDAAMAAGVKRVVHVSSITAVGIAGKNRPVDETTPWNFDAISLEYARTKHLGELAVAEAVKKGLDCVIVNPAFVFGAGDINFNAGRIIKDVYNRRLPFYPLGGICVVDVDIVAETIMAAMEKGRTGERYIIGGDNVTYHQLADTISRVTGAPRVRFPLPFFLAKVLKSLLDRKKDRNSISKLFNMSMFRVASEFLFYRSDKAARELGMRYAPHEESIRSAFEWYRDRKMLG; encoded by the coding sequence GTGAACAAAAAAATCCTGGTGACCGGAGCGACCGGTTTCATTGGATCACGCCTCGTGATCAAACTGGCCTCGACTGCAGATGATGTGGCGATTCTTGTCCGCAAAAGTTCCGACTTGAGCTCCCTTTCCGGGGTTCTCGACCGGATCCGCATCATCCACGGCGACATTACAGACAAAGCCTCTCTTCTGACGGCAATGCAGGGCATTGACCAGGTCTACCACTCCGCTGGCCTCACCTACATGGGGGACAGGAAGAACGACCTGCTCTACCGCATCAATGTTGATGGGACCCGGAACATCCTTGACGCGGCCATGGCGGCCGGTGTGAAACGGGTGGTGCACGTCAGTTCCATAACCGCCGTTGGAATCGCCGGAAAAAACAGGCCGGTTGACGAGACCACCCCATGGAATTTCGATGCCATCAGTCTCGAGTACGCACGTACCAAGCACCTTGGAGAGCTTGCCGTGGCCGAGGCCGTAAAAAAAGGTTTGGACTGCGTCATCGTCAACCCCGCATTCGTGTTCGGCGCCGGCGACATCAACTTCAACGCAGGGCGCATCATCAAGGATGTCTATAACCGCCGCCTGCCGTTCTATCCCCTTGGGGGGATCTGTGTCGTCGATGTCGACATCGTCGCCGAGACCATCATGGCCGCCATGGAGAAGGGACGGACCGGAGAACGCTACATCATCGGTGGTGACAATGTGACCTACCACCAGCTTGCCGACACCATCAGCAGGGTCACCGGAGCTCCCCGTGTGCGCTTCCCCCTTCCGTTCTTCCTTGCCAAGGTGCTCAAGTCGCTTCTTGACAGGAAAAAGGACCGCAACAGCATTTCGAAGCTTTTCAACATGTCCATGTTCCGGGTCGCTTCGGAATTTCTCTTCTATCGCTCCGACAAGGCCGCAAGGGAGCTTGGCATGCGCTATGCGCCGCATGAAGAGAGCATCCGGAGCGCGTTCGAGTGGTACCGCGACAGGAAGATGCTCGGCTAG
- a CDS encoding methylglyoxal synthase, producing MESSKKIALVAHLSKNADLQAWAKYSRDLLERHTLFATGTTVQVSELEFRITVHRLMSGPLGGDRQIGAIIAGEELDFLIFFRDPLELPPHDPDVKVLLRMAVEWNIPAACNPASADFMISSPLMERTFSGWYPTI from the coding sequence ATGGAAAGCTCGAAGAAGATTGCCCTTGTCGCACACCTCAGCAAGAATGCCGATCTTCAGGCATGGGCCAAATACAGCCGCGACCTGCTGGAACGCCATACCCTCTTTGCCACAGGAACAACGGTGCAAGTATCCGAACTCGAATTCCGCATCACAGTCCACAGGCTTATGAGCGGTCCGCTCGGCGGCGATCGGCAGATCGGCGCAATCATTGCCGGGGAGGAACTCGATTTCCTCATCTTTTTCCGGGATCCCCTTGAGCTGCCGCCGCATGATCCCGACGTGAAGGTGCTGCTCCGCATGGCGGTCGAATGGAACATCCCGGCAGCCTGCAACCCTGCTTCTGCCGACTTCATGATATCCTCCCCGCTGATGGAGCGGACCTTCAGCGGCTGGTACCCGACTATCTGA
- a CDS encoding HTH domain-containing protein has translation MDSKETVLDVLKKEGAPLSAGQIAEKSGLERKDVDKAMKQLKDEGAILSPKRCYWEPKA, from the coding sequence ATGGACAGCAAGGAAACAGTGCTTGATGTATTGAAGAAAGAAGGTGCGCCCTTGAGCGCAGGACAGATCGCCGAAAAGAGCGGACTTGAGCGTAAAGATGTTGACAAGGCGATGAAGCAGCTGAAGGATGAGGGGGCCATTCTGTCTCCGAAGCGCTGCTACTGGGAGCCCAAAGCCTGA
- a CDS encoding 3'-5' exonuclease, with protein sequence MLLLQAALWRCRSGKLPGTVCRYLQSMKDRPKGNTPLESVRMVVFDTETTGFDLKTDGVISIGAVAINGLSINVADSFEVLVRQDRVGRSEAVAVHGLLKKDIAGGAGEVEAAEAFLEYIGSSILVAQHASFDVAMLNRILSETFRIRLFNGVVDTASLAKRLEKGPYYNLAHKAGEYRLDHLCQRYGIRLYDRHTAAGDAFLTAQLLQRLLSKGRSAGITTAGRLLMQ encoded by the coding sequence ATGCTGCTTCTCCAGGCCGCCCTCTGGCGGTGCCGGAGCGGGAAACTTCCCGGAACAGTCTGCCGTTATCTGCAGTCGATGAAGGATCGTCCGAAGGGGAATACCCCCTTAGAATCAGTGCGCATGGTGGTGTTCGATACGGAGACGACAGGGTTCGACCTGAAGACGGACGGGGTCATCTCCATCGGTGCCGTGGCCATAAACGGGCTTTCGATCAACGTTGCCGACTCGTTCGAAGTTCTTGTCCGCCAGGACCGGGTCGGCCGCAGCGAGGCCGTTGCGGTTCACGGGCTCCTGAAAAAAGACATAGCTGGCGGGGCAGGTGAGGTTGAGGCTGCAGAAGCGTTCCTGGAGTACATCGGCTCATCGATCCTTGTCGCCCAGCATGCATCGTTTGATGTAGCCATGCTGAACAGGATTCTTTCCGAGACTTTCCGCATACGGCTTTTCAATGGTGTTGTCGATACCGCCAGCCTTGCCAAGCGTCTCGAAAAAGGGCCCTACTACAACCTTGCCCACAAAGCCGGCGAGTACCGTCTCGATCATCTCTGCCAGCGCTACGGCATCCGCCTCTACGACCGCCATACTGCCGCCGGTGACGCCTTCCTCACCGCACAGCTTCTCCAGCGGCTCCTTTCAAAGGGTCGCAGCGCGGGCATCACAACGGCAGGTCGCCTGCTCATGCAGTGA
- a CDS encoding YdcF family protein, with the protein MIQLLKTTINILLVAAILAGAGFLSLGFLLSCQAGTPEKTDVIVILGGDSGRRVRKGAELYRNGYAPRVILTGIDERYYRPGKLNWRQKRMVALGVPLSAISVDSRSETTWEEAFNTAETMKRNGWKKALVVSDPPHMFRLKSTWMQAFRKTPRSFILIATSPEWWNPVLWWKNSISSRFVYSELKKNLFYALVYY; encoded by the coding sequence ATGATACAACTGCTCAAAACCACCATCAACATTCTGCTGGTTGCAGCCATTCTCGCCGGCGCAGGATTTCTCTCACTGGGCTTTCTGCTCTCATGCCAGGCAGGTACCCCCGAAAAAACCGATGTCATCGTCATCCTCGGCGGCGACAGCGGACGGCGCGTCCGCAAAGGCGCAGAACTGTACAGGAATGGATACGCTCCCCGGGTCATCCTCACCGGTATCGATGAACGCTATTACCGGCCCGGAAAGCTCAACTGGCGCCAGAAGAGAATGGTCGCACTCGGAGTCCCGCTCAGCGCAATCAGCGTCGACAGCCGTTCTGAAACCACCTGGGAGGAGGCATTCAATACCGCAGAGACAATGAAAAGAAATGGCTGGAAAAAAGCCCTTGTTGTCAGTGACCCGCCGCACATGTTCCGTCTGAAGAGCACCTGGATGCAGGCGTTCAGGAAAACACCGCGGAGTTTCATCCTCATTGCGACCAGCCCGGAATGGTGGAACCCCGTCCTGTGGTGGAAAAACAGCATCAGCTCGCGGTTTGTCTACAGCGAGCTCAAAAAGAACCTCTTCTATGCTCTCGTCTACTATTGA
- a CDS encoding BMP family lipoprotein: MKYFHTVFLLWAVLLAGCAQNPSGTGSGSPKTSEGPLRVGLVFDVGGRGDRAFNDLAYSGLEQAKKELGVDFIYVEPGGEGGEREAALRQMADDPEIGMVIGVGLLFSEDITALAGEYPSKKFACVDYMPVKGAALPSNLSGMTFEEKKGSFLAGALAGLMTRSNTVGFIGGMDSGIIRKFETGFREGVHFVNPRATLISGFIGMTGSAFANPAKGRELALGQYGRGADIIYQAAGASGLGVLEAAGETGRLVICTDCDPETLKDSRILGSMTKAVDRSVFSTVASAADGSFEGGRAVVYGLDDRYTDLVYSVSNKDRIPPSVLGRIEALRTKILSGEIALDETAALR; encoded by the coding sequence ATGAAGTACTTCCACACGGTGTTCCTTCTCTGGGCGGTTCTGCTTGCAGGCTGCGCTCAAAATCCTTCCGGTACCGGAAGCGGTTCACCCAAGACCAGCGAAGGTCCCCTTCGGGTCGGACTGGTGTTCGATGTCGGCGGACGTGGAGACAGGGCATTCAACGATCTGGCATACAGCGGCCTTGAACAGGCGAAAAAAGAACTTGGAGTCGATTTCATCTATGTCGAACCCGGTGGAGAGGGGGGCGAGCGCGAGGCGGCTCTCCGCCAGATGGCCGATGATCCCGAAATCGGGATGGTCATCGGCGTCGGCCTTCTTTTCAGTGAAGACATTACGGCACTGGCCGGTGAGTATCCCTCAAAGAAATTCGCCTGTGTCGATTACATGCCGGTTAAAGGAGCGGCTCTTCCTTCCAACCTTTCCGGGATGACCTTTGAGGAGAAAAAGGGATCATTCCTTGCCGGCGCACTTGCCGGACTGATGACCCGCTCGAACACTGTCGGGTTCATCGGCGGGATGGATTCCGGCATCATCAGGAAGTTCGAGACAGGATTCAGGGAGGGAGTGCATTTCGTCAATCCCCGCGCAACCCTCATCTCCGGCTTCATCGGCATGACCGGCAGCGCGTTTGCCAATCCGGCAAAAGGCAGGGAGCTGGCTCTCGGCCAGTATGGCAGGGGAGCAGACATCATCTATCAGGCCGCCGGTGCCAGCGGCCTCGGCGTGCTTGAGGCCGCTGGCGAGACCGGCCGCCTGGTGATCTGTACGGACTGCGACCCTGAGACGCTGAAGGACAGCCGGATTCTCGGCAGCATGACGAAGGCGGTCGACCGGTCGGTATTCAGTACGGTTGCCTCCGCAGCAGACGGCTCGTTTGAAGGCGGCAGGGCAGTGGTGTACGGCCTTGATGATCGCTATACGGACCTTGTCTACAGTGTCTCTAACAAAGACCGCATTCCTCCCTCCGTGCTTGGACGGATCGAAGCGCTCAGAACAAAGATTCTTTCCGGAGAAATTGCCCTTGATGAAACCGCCGCCCTCCGGTAG
- a CDS encoding class I SAM-dependent methyltransferase — MQRDPSPSGKAPSGEWFQDWFNHPFYLRIYSHRDRDEAARCVRSILRLTELERAVPSGLDVLDIACGAGRHALELRKLGCRVTANDLSPYLLEQARIEAAHQSLDILFTCRDMRRIDETAAYGLVVQLFTSFGYFDTPEDDRMVLKAVHRALVPGGWYALDLINPLHLERTLVPHSVRRSGDLEVEESRKIEGGRIWKDITITSDSGETVSFTESVQLFRPDTISGMLSEAGLNLQSISGSYNGEPFDPDHSLRLILLSRKD, encoded by the coding sequence ATGCAGAGAGATCCATCCCCGTCAGGAAAAGCACCATCGGGGGAATGGTTTCAGGACTGGTTCAACCATCCGTTCTACCTCAGGATCTACAGCCACAGGGACAGGGATGAAGCCGCCCGCTGCGTCCGCTCCATCCTGCGGCTGACTGAGCTTGAACGCGCCGTACCATCCGGTCTTGATGTGCTCGACATCGCCTGCGGGGCAGGTCGCCACGCACTGGAGCTCCGGAAACTCGGATGCAGGGTCACGGCGAACGACCTCTCCCCTTACCTCCTCGAACAGGCCCGCATCGAAGCCGCGCACCAGTCGCTCGACATCCTTTTCACCTGCCGTGACATGCGCCGCATCGACGAGACGGCAGCTTACGGCCTCGTCGTGCAGCTGTTCACCAGTTTCGGGTATTTCGATACGCCCGAAGACGACCGCATGGTGCTCAAGGCAGTCCATAGGGCCCTTGTTCCGGGTGGATGGTATGCACTTGACCTCATCAACCCCCTGCATCTGGAAAGAACCCTCGTGCCGCACTCGGTAAGACGCTCGGGGGATCTGGAGGTTGAAGAATCGCGCAAAATCGAAGGCGGGCGGATCTGGAAGGACATCACAATTACAAGCGACTCGGGTGAAACCGTATCCTTCACTGAATCCGTGCAGCTGTTCCGGCCGGATACCATCTCCGGAATGCTCAGCGAAGCGGGGCTCAACCTCCAGAGCATCTCCGGCAGCTACAATGGCGAACCGTTCGACCCCGACCACTCTTTGCGACTGATCCTTCTTTCCAGAAAAGACTGA
- a CDS encoding ParA family protein yields the protein MKTIALYSIKGGVGKTASAVNMAYLASLQGEPSLLCDLDSQGASSYYFRISASRKYNSEKFLKGKSRMYEHIKATDFDNLDILPSDFSYRNLDIELSEAKKPQKKLRKNLEALAEDYRHVFFDCPPNLTLLSESVFAASDLILVPLIPTTLSIRTYAQLLDFFNEHDLDRSRIRAFFTMVEKRKSMHAEIIEEHQNTAGFLRQQIPNSAEVEKMGIYRAPLNAVRPASAAAKAYRLLWDEITATDPGR from the coding sequence ATGAAAACAATAGCACTCTACAGCATCAAGGGCGGCGTGGGAAAGACTGCTTCAGCCGTCAACATGGCCTACCTGGCTTCACTCCAGGGAGAGCCGAGCCTGCTCTGCGACCTCGACTCCCAGGGGGCGAGCTCCTACTATTTCAGGATCAGCGCATCGCGCAAATACAACAGCGAGAAGTTCCTGAAGGGGAAAAGCCGGATGTACGAACACATCAAGGCAACGGATTTCGACAACCTGGATATTCTCCCCTCGGATTTCTCATACCGGAACCTTGACATCGAGCTTTCGGAAGCAAAAAAACCGCAGAAAAAGCTCAGAAAAAACCTCGAGGCACTCGCTGAGGATTACCGGCATGTCTTTTTCGACTGCCCCCCGAACCTCACCCTCCTTTCCGAAAGCGTCTTTGCGGCTTCCGACCTCATACTCGTCCCCCTGATCCCGACCACCCTGTCCATCCGCACCTATGCCCAGCTCCTTGACTTCTTCAATGAGCACGATCTGGACCGGTCCAGGATCAGGGCATTCTTCACCATGGTCGAAAAGCGCAAATCGATGCACGCCGAGATCATCGAAGAACACCAGAACACCGCCGGGTTCCTCCGCCAGCAGATCCCCAACAGTGCAGAAGTCGAGAAAATGGGCATCTACCGCGCACCGCTGAACGCTGTCCGACCAGCTTCTGCAGCTGCAAAAGCTTACCGCCTGCTCTGGGACGAAATTACGGCAACGGACCCCGGCAGATAA
- a CDS encoding CHAD domain-containing protein — protein sequence MRNTVMIIPRMPGYQQFRILNPVDALAAPHMTEAFLQDGYRLRESLFREEVRTYYDTFEWQAFDKGFSLASVGKVLYLYDLESGRTADSARFSAPCSFFAGDLPEGTLRKRLLEASAIRAFSRLTTLHISLRSWKLLDREEKTLGTVNVECWRGVQTEKIVPSASFISLNPLRGYQEEMLEAAALLDPEAHCSDGRGVRRLFIDAMTDAGFQVGGYSSKIALQLDPEAPVQLSALSLLRFTTSIMRLNEDGIRKSIDTEFLHDYRVAIRRARSILAQLKGVFPPETALPASKALKAVAAKTGPLRDLDVYLLEKEQFRSWLPEALHPGLDTFFAALSRRRKVLQRSFSSYLDSPEYVALLNLWNAFITDSATPDPLPAPNASLPTITVARRTIRKSWKKLIRHGRMVSRETTDDELHAMRIDCKKLRYLLEFFISLYPPKTITPAIRHLKGLQDNLGSFVDCSVQLAFLSEQLETAVTGRNDVQLAAALGGLMAVLHERQEQARKEFHKAFSRFQDDRTTELFEQLTTG from the coding sequence ATGAGGAACACTGTAATGATCATCCCGAGAATGCCAGGATACCAGCAATTCCGCATCCTTAACCCCGTCGACGCCTTAGCCGCACCGCATATGACGGAGGCGTTCCTGCAGGACGGATACCGGCTGAGGGAATCCTTATTCCGGGAGGAAGTCCGTACATACTATGACACCTTTGAATGGCAGGCATTCGACAAGGGATTCTCGCTCGCATCAGTAGGGAAGGTTCTTTACCTTTACGACCTTGAATCCGGCCGCACGGCAGATTCCGCGCGCTTCTCCGCCCCCTGCTCGTTTTTTGCCGGCGATCTGCCTGAGGGAACCCTGCGCAAGCGCCTCCTTGAGGCCTCCGCCATACGGGCCTTCAGCAGGCTCACAACGCTGCATATAAGCCTCCGGTCGTGGAAGCTTCTCGACCGTGAGGAAAAAACTCTGGGAACGGTGAATGTGGAATGCTGGAGGGGTGTGCAAACGGAAAAGATTGTCCCTTCTGCCTCATTCATTTCGCTGAACCCGCTGAGGGGCTATCAGGAGGAAATGCTTGAAGCCGCGGCATTGCTTGATCCGGAGGCCCACTGCAGCGACGGCCGCGGTGTTCGCCGGCTGTTTATTGATGCAATGACCGATGCCGGCTTTCAGGTCGGAGGCTACAGCTCAAAAATCGCACTCCAGCTGGACCCCGAAGCCCCGGTGCAGCTGAGCGCCCTAAGCCTTCTCCGGTTCACCACGTCCATCATGCGCTTGAATGAGGATGGCATCAGAAAGTCCATCGACACCGAATTCCTCCACGACTACCGGGTCGCCATACGCAGAGCCCGCTCAATACTGGCACAGCTCAAGGGGGTCTTCCCCCCCGAAACCGCACTCCCCGCCTCGAAAGCCCTGAAGGCGGTTGCCGCAAAAACAGGCCCGCTTCGCGACCTTGACGTCTATCTTCTTGAAAAAGAGCAGTTCCGCTCCTGGCTCCCGGAAGCCCTCCATCCCGGTCTCGACACCTTTTTTGCCGCGCTCAGCCGCCGCCGGAAAGTTCTGCAGCGCTCATTCAGCAGCTATCTCGACTCACCCGAATACGTTGCGCTCCTCAACCTGTGGAACGCCTTCATCACCGATTCGGCAACCCCCGATCCCCTGCCGGCGCCCAATGCGTCCCTCCCGACAATCACCGTAGCGCGCAGGACCATCCGCAAATCCTGGAAAAAGCTCATCCGCCACGGGCGCATGGTCAGTCGCGAGACCACTGATGACGAACTGCATGCCATGCGTATCGACTGCAAGAAGCTGCGCTACCTTCTGGAGTTCTTCATCTCCCTCTACCCGCCAAAAACAATCACGCCGGCCATCCGCCATCTCAAAGGGCTGCAGGACAATCTCGGCAGCTTCGTCGACTGCTCCGTGCAGCTGGCATTCCTCAGTGAACAGCTCGAAACGGCCGTAACAGGCCGGAACGATGTCCAGCTGGCGGCTGCACTCGGAGGACTCATGGCCGTACTGCATGAACGGCAGGAACAGGCCCGCAAGGAGTTCCACAAGGCATTTTCACGGTTCCAGGACGACAGGACCACAGAACTCTTTGAACAACTCACAACCGGTTAA
- a CDS encoding transglycosylase SLT domain-containing protein produces the protein MKTDTPSSTLKQLIPLLAVLLLPLLYLLFFRSHRDLDAIKKSGTVRVLLSYDPINYFIYRGTPMGYSYEAAKSFCTSLGLQMEVVVVRDLNSQLDRLQSGEGDLVAHNLTITSGRRTMVEFSDPISYTRQVLIQKKNPRGSPLRSVRELDGRQVHVRKESAYYTELMRLRREEGIDVEIVTVPGERTTSELIRDVSRGAISYTVADRDIATAHRTLFPDIEASVPVSLSQPLAWAVGRHSPELLHALNGWLSESSTATLFSVLHLKYYLQQYTFRKRAISIFYSGKQGEISPYDRLIRRYAATVGWDWRLLASLIYEESQFDPGAVSWAGASGLMQLMPQTAGMYGIHNLLDPDSNIKAGTLYILSLQKEWQDIADPETRMKFILASYNVGPGHVRDAQALAKKFGKDPNLWEENVEHYLRLKSRPLYYRDEASKYGYCNGGMPVRYARNILSRYSLYSQAIPL, from the coding sequence ATGAAAACCGATACCCCGTCATCGACCCTGAAACAGCTCATTCCGTTGCTGGCAGTCCTTTTGCTGCCACTGCTCTATCTGCTGTTTTTTCGCAGCCACAGGGATCTTGATGCGATCAAGAAATCCGGTACGGTAAGGGTGCTGCTCAGTTACGACCCCATCAACTATTTCATTTACCGCGGAACCCCGATGGGATACAGCTATGAGGCAGCCAAAAGCTTCTGCACCAGCCTTGGGCTCCAGATGGAGGTGGTGGTCGTCAGGGATCTCAACAGCCAGCTCGACCGGCTGCAGTCGGGAGAAGGCGACCTCGTCGCCCACAACCTCACCATCACCTCCGGCCGGCGAACCATGGTCGAGTTTTCAGATCCTATCAGCTACACCCGGCAGGTCCTGATCCAGAAAAAGAACCCGCGCGGCAGCCCGCTCCGGAGCGTCCGCGAACTTGATGGCAGGCAGGTGCATGTCCGCAAGGAGTCAGCCTACTATACCGAGCTCATGAGGCTCCGGCGGGAAGAGGGAATCGATGTGGAGATCGTAACGGTTCCGGGAGAGCGGACGACGAGCGAGCTCATCCGGGATGTATCCAGAGGAGCCATCAGCTATACGGTAGCAGACCGTGACATCGCCACCGCCCATCGCACCCTCTTTCCGGACATTGAGGCTTCCGTGCCGGTCAGCCTGAGCCAGCCACTTGCGTGGGCTGTCGGTCGACATTCGCCGGAACTCCTTCATGCGCTCAACGGGTGGCTCTCCGAGAGCTCGACGGCGACCCTCTTCAGCGTACTCCACCTGAAATACTATCTGCAGCAGTACACCTTCAGAAAACGGGCCATCAGTATTTTCTATTCCGGAAAACAAGGGGAAATATCGCCCTATGACCGCCTGATCAGGCGCTATGCGGCCACGGTGGGATGGGACTGGAGACTGCTGGCTTCGCTCATCTATGAAGAGTCGCAGTTCGACCCGGGAGCGGTCTCATGGGCAGGAGCATCCGGCCTCATGCAGCTGATGCCTCAAACCGCAGGCATGTACGGCATCCATAACCTGCTCGACCCCGACTCCAACATCAAGGCCGGCACACTCTACATCCTCTCATTGCAGAAAGAGTGGCAGGACATAGCCGATCCTGAAACACGGATGAAATTCATTCTCGCATCCTACAATGTAGGCCCGGGGCATGTGCGTGATGCACAGGCGCTGGCAAAGAAGTTCGGCAAGGACCCTAACCTCTGGGAAGAAAATGTCGAACACTATCTCCGGCTGAAGTCCAGGCCGCTCTATTATCGTGACGAAGCATCGAAATACGGGTACTGCAATGGCGGCATGCCCGTCCGCTACGCCCGGAACATACTCTCCCGCTACAGCCTCTACAGCCAGGCCATCCCCCTCTGA